In Gemmatimonadaceae bacterium, one DNA window encodes the following:
- a CDS encoding DinB family protein, translated as MNTVLRTRPSPDEHPQYAAAYIARVPDGDVLDILASQIAETSALIRELPDERGDHKYAPGKWSIREVIGHLSDSERVFTYRALRFSRADTAPLAGFDENDFVREGPFSRVSLVDLADEFEHLRKATLHLFRNLDDTALMRRGSANGAETSVRALAFICAGHESHHLHILRTRYL; from the coding sequence GTGAACACTGTTCTACGTACCCGGCCGTCCCCCGATGAACATCCGCAATACGCGGCAGCCTACATTGCGCGCGTGCCCGACGGCGATGTGCTGGACATCCTCGCAAGTCAGATCGCCGAGACGTCGGCGCTGATCAGGGAACTGCCCGATGAGCGAGGTGACCATAAGTATGCACCCGGCAAGTGGAGCATCCGCGAAGTCATCGGCCACCTGTCGGATTCTGAACGGGTGTTCACTTACCGCGCACTGCGCTTCTCCCGCGCCGACACCGCTCCCCTGGCGGGTTTTGATGAGAACGATTTCGTCCGTGAGGGGCCGTTCTCGCGAGTCAGTCTAGTCGACCTGGCCGATGAGTTCGAGCATCTGCGAAAGGCCACGCTGCATCTGTTCCGGAACCTCGACGACACGGCCCTCATGCGCCGCGGATCGGCCAACGGGGCCGAGACGTCCGTACGCGCGCTGGCTTTCATCTGCGCTGGTCACGAGAGCCACCATCTCCACATACTGCGCACTCGATATCTATGA